In Takifugu flavidus isolate HTHZ2018 chromosome 13, ASM371156v2, whole genome shotgun sequence, the following are encoded in one genomic region:
- the commd9 gene encoding COMM domain-containing protein 9 isoform X2: MAATVATEHFDNLQLLLKAPSKDAVRDVCVQSHRHPSRLLAETTAATFSIPAAQAAQLVQSLHVLSHHVIFYNLSTPEQILNLFPESFHSSLKNLITKILLENCPTWRIEALNNQISLPKLKEMDWRVDMVTGSDSVSRLSVPTCLVQFKMEDTSAGGGSDVVTVELSRESLDTMLDGLGRIRDQLSVVAEK; encoded by the exons GCTCCATCCAAAGATGCAGTGAGGGACGTTTGTGTTCAGAGTCACAGACATCCCAGTCGGTTGCTTGCAGAGACCACAGCAGCTACATTCAGCATCCCTGCAGCCCAGGCTGCCCAG ctggtccaGTCTCTCCACGTCCTATCTCATCACGTCATCTTCTACAACCTGAGCACTCCAGAGCAGATCCTCAACCTCTTCCCTGAGTCCTTCCATTCTAGTCTGAAGAACCTGATCACCAAGATCCTACTGGAgaattg TCCAACATGGAGGATAGAAGCTCTCAATAATCAAA TCTCTCTCCCTAAGCTGAAGGAGATGGACTGGAGAGTCGACATGGTGACAGGTTCAGACTCGGtcagccgtctgtctgtccccaCCTGTTTAGTTCAGTTCAAG ATGGAAGACACTTCAGCAGGTGGGGGTTCTGATGTGGTGACGGTGGAGTTGAGCAGGGAGTCTTTGGACACCATGCTGGATGGACTGGGACGCATCAGGGACCAGCTGTCTGTGGTTGCTGAGAAATAA
- the LOC130536886 gene encoding L-fucose kinase isoform X1 gives MFGGSGFRWTVVVLTCQHKDSVYSFHRELELRQQRGSLPQDMLIATVTDRQQPLGSGGATLNALLVAVEHLSNRAGHTVVTADVLHDAHILILHTVSAAGGSTCVWPLSSSGLFVLPQGRDFPWSSCSRAFCWLSVENPDQSIHAPVCCVDLLLNCLNHQVCPGSPPGVWVCSTDMILTIPPDFVMSWEGFSGARALALPGDISYALSHGVYLSDKQGHVRDIIYRGTEDQLRPALMPDGKVPLVSGPVFFSSLVSEKLLRTHVTPPLDGCTYLGLDSGAPPLQVSLFLDVLKCLCSDVTQDQFVREERTGCSSPVGPQGETVRQCREELWRILRGTPLTVAYVPDGCYDYLNLSGKQHVERLSQNCTDGNVLSHIQKVGGVNPGASIINSVLEGDVTVATGAVVQHCHLKGPLKVPTGCLLSGLNMMTLQCPLWQLDLASDIIIQGRFIELGELKLKVFTVMGAQDDLESSFDDARASFLNQSWNHFCSRTGIQPEELWVKKEQRSLLEARLFPVFSPKGGAVGLEGGVGWLLGGSGSLQMWKEAWKLSLKEVMALTHQEAELQWREELLYLAGRRRVCDALCNGTNVCLLPCFRAAVLGGQHKALLETLDNIAAGCGEQEVESMEELGLAARCLTCIADVLVGMAGGKGGLRSGPAANKAWSSAYLLLEKDLSGGVQALAAQRENWLSRPDLLVRAARHYEGASQVLLRKAVMSSHRFISIGQGELPPLEEWHKVECPARLDLAGSWSDTPPIAFEHGGCVINIAVKVDGKCPIGARARRICEPHIVLCIHSQGRDRGLSLVCESLDDMRDYCQPQAPGALLKAVCVYSGLVSLSSSQSLRDQLMDCWGGGLELHSWSLLPTGSGLGTSSILAGALLAAVYRCTGRTYDTDSLIHAVLHVEQVLTTGGGWQDQVGGLVGGMKVGRSRASLPLRVEVECLRPPEDFLASLEQHLLLVYTGKTRLARNLLQDVVRSWYSRLPAIVQNAHDLVANAEQCAKACLEGSLSRLGACLDQFWRLKKVMAPGCEPASVKTMMEALKPLVLGQTLAGAGGGGFLCVLTREPQQREKVLQVLNNTPGLGDFSIHYMEVDMDGISASTPGGY, from the exons ATGTTTGGAGGCAGCGGGTTCAGGTGGACGgtggtggttctgacctgcCAACATAAAGACAGCGTGTACTCCTTCCACAGGG agCTAGAGTTGCGGCAGCAGCGTGGCTCTCTCCCCCAGGACATGCTGATTGCCACGGTGACGGATCGTCAGCAGCCGCTGGGCAGTGGAGGTGCGACGCTCAATGCTTTGCTGGTCGCCGTGGAGCACCTTAGCAACAGAGCCGGACACACT GTGGTGACAGCTGATGTCCTGCATGATGCTCACATCCTCATTCTCCACACGGTGAGTGCTGCTGGAGGTTCCACCTGTGTCTGGCCTTTGTCGTCTTCAGGGTTGTTTGTTCTCCCACAGGGTCGTGACTTcccctggagctcctgcagcagagccttCTGCTGGCTGTCTGTGGAAAACCCCGACCAGAGCATCCACGCTCCGGTCTGTTGCgtggacctgctgctgaactGTCTCAACCATCAG GTCTGTCCCGGTTCCCCTCCTGGTGTTTGGGTCTGCAGCACCGACATGATCCTCACCATCCCTCCAGACTTCG TCATGTCCTGGGAGGGGTTCTCAGGTGCTCGGGCCTTGGCGCTGCCAGGCGACATCTCGTATGCGCTCAGTCATGGAGTCTACCTGTCTGACAAACAG GGTCACGTCCGGGATATCATCTATAGGGGAACGGAAGACCAGCTCAGGCCAGCATTGATGCCTGATGGGAAAGTTCCATTG gtgtcaggtCCTGTCTTTTTCAGTAGCTTGGTGTCAGAGAAGTTACTCCGCACTCATGTCACTCCTCCACTGGATGGCTGCACCTATCTGGGCCTGGACTCAGGAGCTCCGCCCCTGCAG GTTTCTTTGTTCCTGGATGTGCTGAAGTGTCTCTGTTCAGATGTGACTCAGGACCAGTTTGTGAGGGAGGAACGAACTGGCTGCAGTTCTCCTGTTGGGCCTCAGGGGGAGACAGTGAGACAATGCAGGGAAGAGCTGTGGCGGATCCTGAGAGGAACTCCCCTCACTGTGG CATACGTCCCAGACGGTTGCTATGACTACCTCAATCTGTCCGGAAAGCAACACGTGGAAAGACTGAGCCAGAATTGCACAGACGGAAATGTTCTGTCCCACATCCAG AAAGTTGGCGGGGTCAACCCAGGAGCCAGCATTATCAATAGTGTTCTGGAGGGAGATGTCACAGTGGCGACAGGAGCAGTGGTGCAACACTGTCACCTAAAG GGTCCTCTAAAGGTTCCAACAGGTTGTTTGCTGTCAGGTCTCAACATGATGACATTGCAATGTCCGCTGTGGCAGCTGGACCTGGCCAGTGACATCATTATCCAGGGACGCTTCATTGAGCTGGGGGAGCTGAAGCTGAAAGTGTTCACAGTGATGGGAGCACAAGATGATTTGGAG AGCTCCTTTGATGACGCCAGAGCCTCCTTCCTTAACCAGAGTTGGAACCacttctgcagcagaactggaATTCA GCCAGAGGAATTATGGGTAAAAAAAGAACAACGCTCCCTCCTGGAGGCTCGACTCTTTCCAGTCTTCTCTCCAAAAGGAGGTGCTGTGGGTCTAGAGGGAGGTGTCGGCTGGCTGCTGGGAGGAAGTGGATCTCTACAGATGTGGAAGGAAGCCTGGAAGCTCTCTCTGAAGGAGGTGATGGCTCTCACCCACCAGGAGGCGGAGCTACAGTGGAGAGAGGAGCTGCTTTACCTTGCAGGGAGAAGGAGAGTGTGCGATGCCTTGTGCAATGGCACAaatgtctgcctgctgccttgCTTCAGGGCGGCGGTGCTAGGAGGCCAACACAAGGCTCTGCTGGAGACCTTGGACAACA TCGCAGCAGGATGTGGAGAGCAGGAGGTGGAGTCAATGGAAGAGTTGGGTTTGGCTGCTCGCTGCCTCACCTGTATTGCCGATGTGCTGGTGGGCATGGCGGGGGGTAAAGGTGGCCTTAGAAGTGGACCAGCTGCCAACAAAGCCTGGAGCTCTGCctatctgctgctggagaaggacCTGAGTGGTGGGGTCCAGGCCCTGGCTGCACAAAGAGAGAACTGGCTTAGCAG GCCGGATCTGCTGGTGAGAGCAGCGCGGCATTATGAAGGAGCCAGCCAGGTGCTGCTGCGAaaagctgtgatgtcatcacacagGTTCATCTCCATTGGCCAGGGTGAGCTGCCACCTCTGGAGGAGTGGCATAAAGTGGAGTGTCCAGCCCGACTAGACCTGGCAG GCAGCTGGAGCGACACGCCGCCCATTGCCTTTGAGCATGGTGGCTGTGTAATTAATATTGCAGTCAAGGTGGATGGGAAGTGTCCTATTGGAGCCAGGGCTCGACGCATCTGCGAGCCACACATCGTGCTCTGTATCCATTCTCAAGGAAGAGACAGGGGCCTTTCTTTGGTGTGTGAAAGCCTGGATGACATGAGGGACTACTGTCAGCCTCAGGCGCCTG gggCCCTGCTGAAGGCGGTGTGTGTGTACAGCGGTCTGgtgtctctctcctccagtcagTCTCTGAGAGATCAGCTGATGGATTGTTGGGGGGGAGGGTTGGAGCTCCACAGCTGGTCATTGCTGCCAACAGGATCTGGACTGG GTACCAGTAGTATCCTGGCGGGGGCGTTACTGGCTGCTGTATACAGGTGTACCGGTCGAACCTATGACACAGACTCGCTTATCCACGCTGTCCTCCACGTGGAACAGGTTCTCACCACAG GTGGGGGCTGGCAGGATCAGGTGGGAGGTCTAGTGGGCGGAATGAAGGTGGGTCGTTCCAGGGCTTCGCTGCCTCTGCGGGTGGAAGTAGAATGTCTCCGTCCTCCAGAGGACTTCCTGGCATCTCTGGAGcagcacctcctgctggtgtacACAGGAAAAACACGCCTGGCTCGcaacctgctgcag GATGTGGTTCGTAGCTGGTACAGTCGTCTGCCTGCCATTGTTCAGAATGCCCATGACCTGGTGGCCAATGCTGAGCAATGTGCCAAAGCCTGTCTAGAGG GTTCACTTTCCAGACTGGGGGCATGTCTGGACCAGTTTTGGAGGCTTAAGAAAGTGATGGCTCCTGGCTGTGAGCCAGCATCAGTGAAGACCATGATGGAGGCACTGAAGCCACTGGTCCTGGGTCAGACCTTGGCTGGCGCCGGAGGGGGAGGCTTCCTCTGCGTGCTAACCCGGGAGCCTCAGCAGCGGGAGAAAGTGCTCCAGGTCCTCAACAACACTCCG GGACTGGGGGACTTCAGCATTCATTACATGGAGGTAGACATGGACGGGATCTCCGCCAGCACTCCTGGAGGATACTAA
- the LOC130536886 gene encoding L-fucose kinase isoform X2: protein MFGGSGFRWTVVVLTCQHKDSVYSFHRELELRQQRGSLPQDMLIATVTDRQQPLGSGGATLNALLVAVEHLSNRAGHTVVTADVLHDAHILILHTGRDFPWSSCSRAFCWLSVENPDQSIHAPVCCVDLLLNCLNHQVCPGSPPGVWVCSTDMILTIPPDFVMSWEGFSGARALALPGDISYALSHGVYLSDKQGHVRDIIYRGTEDQLRPALMPDGKVPLVSGPVFFSSLVSEKLLRTHVTPPLDGCTYLGLDSGAPPLQVSLFLDVLKCLCSDVTQDQFVREERTGCSSPVGPQGETVRQCREELWRILRGTPLTVAYVPDGCYDYLNLSGKQHVERLSQNCTDGNVLSHIQKVGGVNPGASIINSVLEGDVTVATGAVVQHCHLKGPLKVPTGCLLSGLNMMTLQCPLWQLDLASDIIIQGRFIELGELKLKVFTVMGAQDDLESSFDDARASFLNQSWNHFCSRTGIQPEELWVKKEQRSLLEARLFPVFSPKGGAVGLEGGVGWLLGGSGSLQMWKEAWKLSLKEVMALTHQEAELQWREELLYLAGRRRVCDALCNGTNVCLLPCFRAAVLGGQHKALLETLDNIAAGCGEQEVESMEELGLAARCLTCIADVLVGMAGGKGGLRSGPAANKAWSSAYLLLEKDLSGGVQALAAQRENWLSRPDLLVRAARHYEGASQVLLRKAVMSSHRFISIGQGELPPLEEWHKVECPARLDLAGSWSDTPPIAFEHGGCVINIAVKVDGKCPIGARARRICEPHIVLCIHSQGRDRGLSLVCESLDDMRDYCQPQAPGALLKAVCVYSGLVSLSSSQSLRDQLMDCWGGGLELHSWSLLPTGSGLGTSSILAGALLAAVYRCTGRTYDTDSLIHAVLHVEQVLTTGGGWQDQVGGLVGGMKVGRSRASLPLRVEVECLRPPEDFLASLEQHLLLVYTGKTRLARNLLQDVVRSWYSRLPAIVQNAHDLVANAEQCAKACLEGSLSRLGACLDQFWRLKKVMAPGCEPASVKTMMEALKPLVLGQTLAGAGGGGFLCVLTREPQQREKVLQVLNNTPGLGDFSIHYMEVDMDGISASTPGGY from the exons ATGTTTGGAGGCAGCGGGTTCAGGTGGACGgtggtggttctgacctgcCAACATAAAGACAGCGTGTACTCCTTCCACAGGG agCTAGAGTTGCGGCAGCAGCGTGGCTCTCTCCCCCAGGACATGCTGATTGCCACGGTGACGGATCGTCAGCAGCCGCTGGGCAGTGGAGGTGCGACGCTCAATGCTTTGCTGGTCGCCGTGGAGCACCTTAGCAACAGAGCCGGACACACT GTGGTGACAGCTGATGTCCTGCATGATGCTCACATCCTCATTCTCCACACG GGTCGTGACTTcccctggagctcctgcagcagagccttCTGCTGGCTGTCTGTGGAAAACCCCGACCAGAGCATCCACGCTCCGGTCTGTTGCgtggacctgctgctgaactGTCTCAACCATCAG GTCTGTCCCGGTTCCCCTCCTGGTGTTTGGGTCTGCAGCACCGACATGATCCTCACCATCCCTCCAGACTTCG TCATGTCCTGGGAGGGGTTCTCAGGTGCTCGGGCCTTGGCGCTGCCAGGCGACATCTCGTATGCGCTCAGTCATGGAGTCTACCTGTCTGACAAACAG GGTCACGTCCGGGATATCATCTATAGGGGAACGGAAGACCAGCTCAGGCCAGCATTGATGCCTGATGGGAAAGTTCCATTG gtgtcaggtCCTGTCTTTTTCAGTAGCTTGGTGTCAGAGAAGTTACTCCGCACTCATGTCACTCCTCCACTGGATGGCTGCACCTATCTGGGCCTGGACTCAGGAGCTCCGCCCCTGCAG GTTTCTTTGTTCCTGGATGTGCTGAAGTGTCTCTGTTCAGATGTGACTCAGGACCAGTTTGTGAGGGAGGAACGAACTGGCTGCAGTTCTCCTGTTGGGCCTCAGGGGGAGACAGTGAGACAATGCAGGGAAGAGCTGTGGCGGATCCTGAGAGGAACTCCCCTCACTGTGG CATACGTCCCAGACGGTTGCTATGACTACCTCAATCTGTCCGGAAAGCAACACGTGGAAAGACTGAGCCAGAATTGCACAGACGGAAATGTTCTGTCCCACATCCAG AAAGTTGGCGGGGTCAACCCAGGAGCCAGCATTATCAATAGTGTTCTGGAGGGAGATGTCACAGTGGCGACAGGAGCAGTGGTGCAACACTGTCACCTAAAG GGTCCTCTAAAGGTTCCAACAGGTTGTTTGCTGTCAGGTCTCAACATGATGACATTGCAATGTCCGCTGTGGCAGCTGGACCTGGCCAGTGACATCATTATCCAGGGACGCTTCATTGAGCTGGGGGAGCTGAAGCTGAAAGTGTTCACAGTGATGGGAGCACAAGATGATTTGGAG AGCTCCTTTGATGACGCCAGAGCCTCCTTCCTTAACCAGAGTTGGAACCacttctgcagcagaactggaATTCA GCCAGAGGAATTATGGGTAAAAAAAGAACAACGCTCCCTCCTGGAGGCTCGACTCTTTCCAGTCTTCTCTCCAAAAGGAGGTGCTGTGGGTCTAGAGGGAGGTGTCGGCTGGCTGCTGGGAGGAAGTGGATCTCTACAGATGTGGAAGGAAGCCTGGAAGCTCTCTCTGAAGGAGGTGATGGCTCTCACCCACCAGGAGGCGGAGCTACAGTGGAGAGAGGAGCTGCTTTACCTTGCAGGGAGAAGGAGAGTGTGCGATGCCTTGTGCAATGGCACAaatgtctgcctgctgccttgCTTCAGGGCGGCGGTGCTAGGAGGCCAACACAAGGCTCTGCTGGAGACCTTGGACAACA TCGCAGCAGGATGTGGAGAGCAGGAGGTGGAGTCAATGGAAGAGTTGGGTTTGGCTGCTCGCTGCCTCACCTGTATTGCCGATGTGCTGGTGGGCATGGCGGGGGGTAAAGGTGGCCTTAGAAGTGGACCAGCTGCCAACAAAGCCTGGAGCTCTGCctatctgctgctggagaaggacCTGAGTGGTGGGGTCCAGGCCCTGGCTGCACAAAGAGAGAACTGGCTTAGCAG GCCGGATCTGCTGGTGAGAGCAGCGCGGCATTATGAAGGAGCCAGCCAGGTGCTGCTGCGAaaagctgtgatgtcatcacacagGTTCATCTCCATTGGCCAGGGTGAGCTGCCACCTCTGGAGGAGTGGCATAAAGTGGAGTGTCCAGCCCGACTAGACCTGGCAG GCAGCTGGAGCGACACGCCGCCCATTGCCTTTGAGCATGGTGGCTGTGTAATTAATATTGCAGTCAAGGTGGATGGGAAGTGTCCTATTGGAGCCAGGGCTCGACGCATCTGCGAGCCACACATCGTGCTCTGTATCCATTCTCAAGGAAGAGACAGGGGCCTTTCTTTGGTGTGTGAAAGCCTGGATGACATGAGGGACTACTGTCAGCCTCAGGCGCCTG gggCCCTGCTGAAGGCGGTGTGTGTGTACAGCGGTCTGgtgtctctctcctccagtcagTCTCTGAGAGATCAGCTGATGGATTGTTGGGGGGGAGGGTTGGAGCTCCACAGCTGGTCATTGCTGCCAACAGGATCTGGACTGG GTACCAGTAGTATCCTGGCGGGGGCGTTACTGGCTGCTGTATACAGGTGTACCGGTCGAACCTATGACACAGACTCGCTTATCCACGCTGTCCTCCACGTGGAACAGGTTCTCACCACAG GTGGGGGCTGGCAGGATCAGGTGGGAGGTCTAGTGGGCGGAATGAAGGTGGGTCGTTCCAGGGCTTCGCTGCCTCTGCGGGTGGAAGTAGAATGTCTCCGTCCTCCAGAGGACTTCCTGGCATCTCTGGAGcagcacctcctgctggtgtacACAGGAAAAACACGCCTGGCTCGcaacctgctgcag GATGTGGTTCGTAGCTGGTACAGTCGTCTGCCTGCCATTGTTCAGAATGCCCATGACCTGGTGGCCAATGCTGAGCAATGTGCCAAAGCCTGTCTAGAGG GTTCACTTTCCAGACTGGGGGCATGTCTGGACCAGTTTTGGAGGCTTAAGAAAGTGATGGCTCCTGGCTGTGAGCCAGCATCAGTGAAGACCATGATGGAGGCACTGAAGCCACTGGTCCTGGGTCAGACCTTGGCTGGCGCCGGAGGGGGAGGCTTCCTCTGCGTGCTAACCCGGGAGCCTCAGCAGCGGGAGAAAGTGCTCCAGGTCCTCAACAACACTCCG GGACTGGGGGACTTCAGCATTCATTACATGGAGGTAGACATGGACGGGATCTCCGCCAGCACTCCTGGAGGATACTAA
- the pclaf gene encoding PCNA-associated factor: MVRTKADSVPGSYRKAVAASAPRKSLGSSSSNSSPSSQCSTPAKGKYAGGNPVCPRPTPTWQKGIGDFFGGPPRKPEKENQQPQEVEDDEEAGGSGMSKASRRSRPLPDDDD; encoded by the exons ATGGTAAGGACTAAGGCTGACAGTGTTCCTGGATCCTACAGAAAAG CTGTTGCAGCTTCGGCTCCCCGGAAGTCTCTGGGCTCCAGTTCATCCAACTCTTCACCCAGCAGCCAGTGTTCCACTCCTG CAAAGGGCAAGTATGCTGGCGGCAACCCGGTGTGTCCTCGTCCAACACCAACCTGGCAGAAAGGCATCGGAGACTTCTTTGGCGGTCCCCCGAGGAAGCCCGAGAAGGAAAACCAGCAGCCCCAGGAggttgaggatgatgaagaggctGGAGGAAGTGGCATGTCAAAGGCCAGCAGAAG GTCAAGACCGCTGCCTGATGACGATGACTGA